The following proteins are encoded in a genomic region of Gossypium hirsutum isolate 1008001.06 chromosome D05, Gossypium_hirsutum_v2.1, whole genome shotgun sequence:
- the LOC107903896 gene encoding uncharacterized protein At3g49140 isoform X2: MAIAAASSFSVGSSQCHLCQVEGAYYSPLVGVNNGWIRHTFDGCKVTDSPGISVRCRNLFFGSTQFHWLSMGRDLSLSKVLVAADYSDSVPNPSSYESNQGYHPLEELKVSKRIQEIQLSSAEIARTTVEANSSALLVFPGTVHSEPHEQISWAEFPYVVDDYGDIFFEILDDENILKDRGASNLVNVLIGMDIPVRENNQAVGDFNHSDIGIDDEVPFDDEYFEAVHVEHDRKMDHPSNGVSIVGCLRPAFADEESYLRRLFHFDYDEGYTSDWKDGEAPKPSSKYGGSKSGSILYRLEIMQIELFSVYGAQSLISLKDFQDAEPDVLVHSTSAILERFSEKGIWCNVALKSLCKKKGLQIEEANLIGVDSLGIDVRIFSGVEVRTCRFPFKIRAMSEAAAEKKIRQLLFPRSRRKKFQSHGYELRDPGS, encoded by the exons ATGGCGATCGCCGCTGCTTCTTCCTTCTCCGTCG GTTCTTCCCAGTGTCATTTATGTCAAGTAGAAGGGGCTTATTACTCACCATTAGTTGGTGTCAACAATGGTTGGATCAGACATACATTTGATGGCTGCAAAGTGACAGACTCGCCCGGCATAAG TGTCAGATGCAGGAACCTGTTTTTTGGATCAACACAATTTCATTGGTTGTCTATGGGACGTGATCTTTCcctttcaaaagttttagttgccGCGGATTATTCTGATTCTGTTCCTAATCCATCGAGTTATGAAAGCAACCAAGGTTATCACCCTCTTGAAGAACTTAAAGTTTCCAAAAGGATCCAGGAGATACAACTGTCATCAGCTGAAATAGCAAGGACAACCGTCGAG GCTAACAGCAGTGCTTTGCTAGTCTTTCCTGGGACAGTACATTCTGAACCTCATGAACAGATTTCATGGGCTGAGTTTCCATATGTTGTTGATGATTATGGAG atatcttttttgaaattttggatgATGAGAACATCTTAAAAGATCGCGGAGCGAGTAACCTTGTG AATGTTCTGATTGGGATGGACATTCCCGTACGAGAGAATAACCAGGCAGTCGGTGACTTCAACCATTCAGACATCGGGATTGATGATGAAGTTCCTTTtgatgatgaatattttgag GCTGTTCATGTAGAACATGACAGGAAAATGGACCATCCCTCTAATGGTGTTTCGATTGTCGGTTGCCTTCGACCAGCCTTTGCTGATGAAGAATCATATCTAAGAAGGCTATTCCATTTTGACTATGATGAAGGATACACCTCAGATTGGAAAG ATGGCGAAGCTCCAAAACCAAGTTCCAAATATGGTGGAAGTAAAAGCGGCTCAATACTTTATCGGTTGGAGATAATGCAAATTGAACTGTTCTCCGTATATGGTGCCCAG TCCCTAATTAGCTTGAAAGACTTTCAAGATGCTGAGCCTGATGTTCTTGTACACTCTACTTCAGCAATTTTGGAGCGTTTCAGTGAGAAGGGAATCTGGTGCAATGTTGCTCTAAAATCTCTATGCAAGAAAAAGGGTCTCCAAATAGAG GAAGCTAATTTGATTGGAGTCGATAGTCTCGGCATTGATGTAAGAATATTCTCTGGTGTGGAAGTACGGACTTGTCGTTTTCCATTCAAAATTCGG GCTATGTCTGAAGCTGCAGCTGAAAAGAAAATCCGACAACTACTCTTCCCCCGGTCTCGCCGGAAGAAATTCCAGTCTCATGGGTATGAACTTAGAGACCCAGGTTCTTAG
- the LOC107903896 gene encoding uncharacterized protein At3g49140 isoform X1, translated as MAIAAASSFSVGSSQCHLCQVEGAYYSPLVGVNNGWIRHTFDGCKVTDSPGISVRCRNLFFGSTQFHWLSMGRDLSLSKVLVAADYSDSVPNPSSYESNQGYHPLEELKVSKRIQEIQLSSAEIARTTVEANSSALLVFPGTVHSEPHEQISWAEFPYVVDDYGDIFFEILDDENILKDRGASNLVNVLIGMDIPVRENNQAVGDFNHSDIGIDDEVPFDDEYFEVMDSEIYEAPVRWGMPDSADSSWVHPIYFAKCLMKAVHVEHDRKMDHPSNGVSIVGCLRPAFADEESYLRRLFHFDYDEGYTSDWKDGEAPKPSSKYGGSKSGSILYRLEIMQIELFSVYGAQSLISLKDFQDAEPDVLVHSTSAILERFSEKGIWCNVALKSLCKKKGLQIEEANLIGVDSLGIDVRIFSGVEVRTCRFPFKIRAMSEAAAEKKIRQLLFPRSRRKKFQSHGYELRDPGS; from the exons ATGGCGATCGCCGCTGCTTCTTCCTTCTCCGTCG GTTCTTCCCAGTGTCATTTATGTCAAGTAGAAGGGGCTTATTACTCACCATTAGTTGGTGTCAACAATGGTTGGATCAGACATACATTTGATGGCTGCAAAGTGACAGACTCGCCCGGCATAAG TGTCAGATGCAGGAACCTGTTTTTTGGATCAACACAATTTCATTGGTTGTCTATGGGACGTGATCTTTCcctttcaaaagttttagttgccGCGGATTATTCTGATTCTGTTCCTAATCCATCGAGTTATGAAAGCAACCAAGGTTATCACCCTCTTGAAGAACTTAAAGTTTCCAAAAGGATCCAGGAGATACAACTGTCATCAGCTGAAATAGCAAGGACAACCGTCGAG GCTAACAGCAGTGCTTTGCTAGTCTTTCCTGGGACAGTACATTCTGAACCTCATGAACAGATTTCATGGGCTGAGTTTCCATATGTTGTTGATGATTATGGAG atatcttttttgaaattttggatgATGAGAACATCTTAAAAGATCGCGGAGCGAGTAACCTTGTG AATGTTCTGATTGGGATGGACATTCCCGTACGAGAGAATAACCAGGCAGTCGGTGACTTCAACCATTCAGACATCGGGATTGATGATGAAGTTCCTTTtgatgatgaatattttgag GTTATGGATTCTGAAATATACGAGGCTCCGGTTCGTTGGGGGATGCCAGATTCGGCTGATAGCAGCTGGGTTCATCCTATATATTTTGCCAAGTGCTTGATGAAG GCTGTTCATGTAGAACATGACAGGAAAATGGACCATCCCTCTAATGGTGTTTCGATTGTCGGTTGCCTTCGACCAGCCTTTGCTGATGAAGAATCATATCTAAGAAGGCTATTCCATTTTGACTATGATGAAGGATACACCTCAGATTGGAAAG ATGGCGAAGCTCCAAAACCAAGTTCCAAATATGGTGGAAGTAAAAGCGGCTCAATACTTTATCGGTTGGAGATAATGCAAATTGAACTGTTCTCCGTATATGGTGCCCAG TCCCTAATTAGCTTGAAAGACTTTCAAGATGCTGAGCCTGATGTTCTTGTACACTCTACTTCAGCAATTTTGGAGCGTTTCAGTGAGAAGGGAATCTGGTGCAATGTTGCTCTAAAATCTCTATGCAAGAAAAAGGGTCTCCAAATAGAG GAAGCTAATTTGATTGGAGTCGATAGTCTCGGCATTGATGTAAGAATATTCTCTGGTGTGGAAGTACGGACTTGTCGTTTTCCATTCAAAATTCGG GCTATGTCTGAAGCTGCAGCTGAAAAGAAAATCCGACAACTACTCTTCCCCCGGTCTCGCCGGAAGAAATTCCAGTCTCATGGGTATGAACTTAGAGACCCAGGTTCTTAG
- the LOC107903896 gene encoding uncharacterized protein isoform X4, which translates to MAIAAASSFSVGSSQCHLCQVEGAYYSPLVGVNNGWIRHTFDGCKVTDSPGISVRCRNLFFGSTQFHWLSMGRDLSLSKVLVAADYSDSVPNPSSYESNQGYHPLEELKVSKRIQEIQLSSAEIARTTVENVLIGMDIPVRENNQAVGDFNHSDIGIDDEVPFDDEYFEAVHVEHDRKMDHPSNGVSIVGCLRPAFADEESYLRRLFHFDYDEGYTSDWKDGEAPKPSSKYGGSKSGSILYRLEIMQIELFSVYGAQSLISLKDFQDAEPDVLVHSTSAILERFSEKGIWCNVALKSLCKKKGLQIEEANLIGVDSLGIDVRIFSGVEVRTCRFPFKIRAMSEAAAEKKIRQLLFPRSRRKKFQSHGYELRDPGS; encoded by the exons ATGGCGATCGCCGCTGCTTCTTCCTTCTCCGTCG GTTCTTCCCAGTGTCATTTATGTCAAGTAGAAGGGGCTTATTACTCACCATTAGTTGGTGTCAACAATGGTTGGATCAGACATACATTTGATGGCTGCAAAGTGACAGACTCGCCCGGCATAAG TGTCAGATGCAGGAACCTGTTTTTTGGATCAACACAATTTCATTGGTTGTCTATGGGACGTGATCTTTCcctttcaaaagttttagttgccGCGGATTATTCTGATTCTGTTCCTAATCCATCGAGTTATGAAAGCAACCAAGGTTATCACCCTCTTGAAGAACTTAAAGTTTCCAAAAGGATCCAGGAGATACAACTGTCATCAGCTGAAATAGCAAGGACAACCGTCGAG AATGTTCTGATTGGGATGGACATTCCCGTACGAGAGAATAACCAGGCAGTCGGTGACTTCAACCATTCAGACATCGGGATTGATGATGAAGTTCCTTTtgatgatgaatattttgag GCTGTTCATGTAGAACATGACAGGAAAATGGACCATCCCTCTAATGGTGTTTCGATTGTCGGTTGCCTTCGACCAGCCTTTGCTGATGAAGAATCATATCTAAGAAGGCTATTCCATTTTGACTATGATGAAGGATACACCTCAGATTGGAAAG ATGGCGAAGCTCCAAAACCAAGTTCCAAATATGGTGGAAGTAAAAGCGGCTCAATACTTTATCGGTTGGAGATAATGCAAATTGAACTGTTCTCCGTATATGGTGCCCAG TCCCTAATTAGCTTGAAAGACTTTCAAGATGCTGAGCCTGATGTTCTTGTACACTCTACTTCAGCAATTTTGGAGCGTTTCAGTGAGAAGGGAATCTGGTGCAATGTTGCTCTAAAATCTCTATGCAAGAAAAAGGGTCTCCAAATAGAG GAAGCTAATTTGATTGGAGTCGATAGTCTCGGCATTGATGTAAGAATATTCTCTGGTGTGGAAGTACGGACTTGTCGTTTTCCATTCAAAATTCGG GCTATGTCTGAAGCTGCAGCTGAAAAGAAAATCCGACAACTACTCTTCCCCCGGTCTCGCCGGAAGAAATTCCAGTCTCATGGGTATGAACTTAGAGACCCAGGTTCTTAG
- the LOC107903896 gene encoding uncharacterized protein At3g49140 isoform X3, whose product MAIAAASSFSVGSSQCHLCQVEGAYYSPLVGVNNGWIRHTFDGCKVTDSPGISVRCRNLFFGSTQFHWLSMGRDLSLSKVLVAADYSDSVPNPSSYESNQGYHPLEELKVSKRIQEIQLSSAEIARTTVENVLIGMDIPVRENNQAVGDFNHSDIGIDDEVPFDDEYFEVMDSEIYEAPVRWGMPDSADSSWVHPIYFAKCLMKAVHVEHDRKMDHPSNGVSIVGCLRPAFADEESYLRRLFHFDYDEGYTSDWKDGEAPKPSSKYGGSKSGSILYRLEIMQIELFSVYGAQSLISLKDFQDAEPDVLVHSTSAILERFSEKGIWCNVALKSLCKKKGLQIEEANLIGVDSLGIDVRIFSGVEVRTCRFPFKIRAMSEAAAEKKIRQLLFPRSRRKKFQSHGYELRDPGS is encoded by the exons ATGGCGATCGCCGCTGCTTCTTCCTTCTCCGTCG GTTCTTCCCAGTGTCATTTATGTCAAGTAGAAGGGGCTTATTACTCACCATTAGTTGGTGTCAACAATGGTTGGATCAGACATACATTTGATGGCTGCAAAGTGACAGACTCGCCCGGCATAAG TGTCAGATGCAGGAACCTGTTTTTTGGATCAACACAATTTCATTGGTTGTCTATGGGACGTGATCTTTCcctttcaaaagttttagttgccGCGGATTATTCTGATTCTGTTCCTAATCCATCGAGTTATGAAAGCAACCAAGGTTATCACCCTCTTGAAGAACTTAAAGTTTCCAAAAGGATCCAGGAGATACAACTGTCATCAGCTGAAATAGCAAGGACAACCGTCGAG AATGTTCTGATTGGGATGGACATTCCCGTACGAGAGAATAACCAGGCAGTCGGTGACTTCAACCATTCAGACATCGGGATTGATGATGAAGTTCCTTTtgatgatgaatattttgag GTTATGGATTCTGAAATATACGAGGCTCCGGTTCGTTGGGGGATGCCAGATTCGGCTGATAGCAGCTGGGTTCATCCTATATATTTTGCCAAGTGCTTGATGAAG GCTGTTCATGTAGAACATGACAGGAAAATGGACCATCCCTCTAATGGTGTTTCGATTGTCGGTTGCCTTCGACCAGCCTTTGCTGATGAAGAATCATATCTAAGAAGGCTATTCCATTTTGACTATGATGAAGGATACACCTCAGATTGGAAAG ATGGCGAAGCTCCAAAACCAAGTTCCAAATATGGTGGAAGTAAAAGCGGCTCAATACTTTATCGGTTGGAGATAATGCAAATTGAACTGTTCTCCGTATATGGTGCCCAG TCCCTAATTAGCTTGAAAGACTTTCAAGATGCTGAGCCTGATGTTCTTGTACACTCTACTTCAGCAATTTTGGAGCGTTTCAGTGAGAAGGGAATCTGGTGCAATGTTGCTCTAAAATCTCTATGCAAGAAAAAGGGTCTCCAAATAGAG GAAGCTAATTTGATTGGAGTCGATAGTCTCGGCATTGATGTAAGAATATTCTCTGGTGTGGAAGTACGGACTTGTCGTTTTCCATTCAAAATTCGG GCTATGTCTGAAGCTGCAGCTGAAAAGAAAATCCGACAACTACTCTTCCCCCGGTCTCGCCGGAAGAAATTCCAGTCTCATGGGTATGAACTTAGAGACCCAGGTTCTTAG
- the LOC107903897 gene encoding plant UBX domain-containing protein 11 isoform X1, whose protein sequence is MTRPSFIDSLFKLFRAPSYHISLLIKILSRSPRWKGPNLSHLLHSKVQYLKQFLKLKSKRSFSWSTFQLKESLSKYCVLLHKCGGSTDAANFSAIYPQKSVPCITAIGYNGVQVWQSEGSISAEVLASSLEKAWLSLHIQETTAAVLSAALASKKYESSSSGSSTVSQSEQGSSSSASVPSTTMANVVQTLESNPSVMSVVMEENRDCEQTVKEKNPELVENGSSESFSTDNLANIVDEQCDITNEEMRTVVSSVTSSLAVHASSHPEDDCLIPVKGTDHQPSCPAGSMPVSAAEAEKDMQHVKDKVDGALENTTTANIPTDVHLNIRLPDSSSLQEKFPVTYTLSMIKDYVDRNQSNGMGSYDLAIPYPRRLFGDQDLIKSLLDLGLFNRQALIVVPRRRTAGFQGQRPSDDNRNLTPIEDSAGSSGGYFSYIKSFLSYVNPFAYLGGGASSSTTGQESQSSIWEYSPNPTVQNNLGGRNRSTSTASDGGRNRRPVTTQHGSNIHTLKRDEDDDSFTDRNPFWNGNSTQYGGSSDSK, encoded by the exons ATGACGCGTCCATCCTTCATAGATTCGCTCTTCAAACTCTTCAGAGCTCCTTCTTATCACATTTCTTTATTGATTAAGATTCTTTCTAGAAGTCCAAG ATGGAAAGGTCCGAATCTTTCTCATCTCTTACATTCAAAGGTTCAATACCTGAAGCAATTCTTGAAGCTAAAATCCAAAAGAAGCTTTTCGTGGTCTACATTTCAG TTAAAAGAGTCACTGTCAAAGTATTGCGTTCTATTGCATAAATGTGGTGGAAGCACCGATGCTGCAAATTTTTCTGCCATAT ACCCGCAGAAATCTGTCCCTTGTATAACGGCAATTGGATATAATGGTGTACAAGTTTGGCAAAGTG AAGGGAGTATTAGTGCTGAAGTTTTGGCATCCAGTTTAGAGAAGGCATGGTTGAGTCTTCATATCCAG GAAACAACGGCAGCTGTCCTTAGTGCTGCACTTGCTTCAAAGAAATATGAATCATCTAGTTCTGGGTCATCTACTGTTAGCCAGTCTGAACAAGGAAGTTCTTCAAGTGCTTCTGTTCCATCAACCACAATGGCCAATGTTGTCCAGACCTTGGAGTCTAACCCATCTGTTATGTCTGTGGTGATGGAGGAAAACAGAGATTGTGAGCAAACAGTTAAG GAGAAAAATcctgaattggttgaaaatggtAGTTCAGAATCATTTAGCACTGACAACTTAGCTAACATTGTGGATGAACAATGTGATATTACCAATGAAGAAATGAGGACAGTTGTTAGTTCTGTTACTTCAAGTCTAGCAGTTCATGCATCCTCTCATCCTGAAGATGATTGTCTCATCCCAGTAAAGGGCACTGATCATCAGCCAAGTTGTCCTGCTGGAAGTATGCCAGTGAGTGCTGCAGAAGCAGAGAAAGACATGCAACATGTGAAGGATAAAGTAGATGGTGCATTAGAAAATACTACAACTGCAAACATACCAACTGATGTTCATTTAAATATCCGATTACCTGACAGTAGTAGCCTACAGGAGAAGTTTCCTGTGACATACACACTGAGTATGATTAAAGACTATGTGGATAGAAACCAATCAAATGGCATGGGCTCCTATGATCTTGCCATTCCTTATCCTCGCAGGTTATTTGGTGATCAAG ATCTGATTAAATCTTTATTGGACTTGGGTCTGTTTAACAGACAAGCATTGATAGTAGTTCCACGTCGGAGAACCGCTGGTTTCCAAGGGCAAAGACCATCTGATGACAATAGAAATTTGACACCTATAGAAGATTCTGCAGGAAGCAGTGGGGGATATTTTTCATACATCAAAAGCTTTTTGTCTTATGTAAATCCTTTTGCTTATCTCGGTGGTGGTGCCAGCTCTTCAACTACTGGACAGGAATCTCAAAGTAGCATCTGGGAATACA GTCCAAATCCTACAGTGCAGAATAACTTGGGTGGAAGAAATAGAAGCACTTCAACGGCCAGTGACGGTGGCAGGAACAGACGACCTGTGACCACTCAACATGGCAGCAATATTCACACTCTAAAACGTGATGAAGACGATGACAGTTTCACTGATAGAAATCCATTCTGGAATGGAAATTCTACACAGTATGGTGGTAGTAGCGACAGCAAATAA
- the LOC107903897 gene encoding plant UBX domain-containing protein 11 isoform X2 — MERSESFSSLTFKGSIPEAILEAKIQKKLFVVYISGEDSESKNMEDSTWTDLKLKESLSKYCVLLHKCGGSTDAANFSAIYPQKSVPCITAIGYNGVQVWQSEGSISAEVLASSLEKAWLSLHIQETTAAVLSAALASKKYESSSSGSSTVSQSEQGSSSSASVPSTTMANVVQTLESNPSVMSVVMEENRDCEQTVKEKNPELVENGSSESFSTDNLANIVDEQCDITNEEMRTVVSSVTSSLAVHASSHPEDDCLIPVKGTDHQPSCPAGSMPVSAAEAEKDMQHVKDKVDGALENTTTANIPTDVHLNIRLPDSSSLQEKFPVTYTLSMIKDYVDRNQSNGMGSYDLAIPYPRRLFGDQDLIKSLLDLGLFNRQALIVVPRRRTAGFQGQRPSDDNRNLTPIEDSAGSSGGYFSYIKSFLSYVNPFAYLGGGASSSTTGQESQSSIWEYSPNPTVQNNLGGRNRSTSTASDGGRNRRPVTTQHGSNIHTLKRDEDDDSFTDRNPFWNGNSTQYGGSSDSK, encoded by the exons ATGGAAAGGTCCGAATCTTTCTCATCTCTTACATTCAAAGGTTCAATACCTGAAGCAATTCTTGAAGCTAAAATCCAAAAGAAGCTTTTCGTGGTCTACATTTCAG GTGAAGATTCTGAGTCGAAAAACATGGAGGATTCTACCTGGACTgacttaaaa TTAAAAGAGTCACTGTCAAAGTATTGCGTTCTATTGCATAAATGTGGTGGAAGCACCGATGCTGCAAATTTTTCTGCCATAT ACCCGCAGAAATCTGTCCCTTGTATAACGGCAATTGGATATAATGGTGTACAAGTTTGGCAAAGTG AAGGGAGTATTAGTGCTGAAGTTTTGGCATCCAGTTTAGAGAAGGCATGGTTGAGTCTTCATATCCAG GAAACAACGGCAGCTGTCCTTAGTGCTGCACTTGCTTCAAAGAAATATGAATCATCTAGTTCTGGGTCATCTACTGTTAGCCAGTCTGAACAAGGAAGTTCTTCAAGTGCTTCTGTTCCATCAACCACAATGGCCAATGTTGTCCAGACCTTGGAGTCTAACCCATCTGTTATGTCTGTGGTGATGGAGGAAAACAGAGATTGTGAGCAAACAGTTAAG GAGAAAAATcctgaattggttgaaaatggtAGTTCAGAATCATTTAGCACTGACAACTTAGCTAACATTGTGGATGAACAATGTGATATTACCAATGAAGAAATGAGGACAGTTGTTAGTTCTGTTACTTCAAGTCTAGCAGTTCATGCATCCTCTCATCCTGAAGATGATTGTCTCATCCCAGTAAAGGGCACTGATCATCAGCCAAGTTGTCCTGCTGGAAGTATGCCAGTGAGTGCTGCAGAAGCAGAGAAAGACATGCAACATGTGAAGGATAAAGTAGATGGTGCATTAGAAAATACTACAACTGCAAACATACCAACTGATGTTCATTTAAATATCCGATTACCTGACAGTAGTAGCCTACAGGAGAAGTTTCCTGTGACATACACACTGAGTATGATTAAAGACTATGTGGATAGAAACCAATCAAATGGCATGGGCTCCTATGATCTTGCCATTCCTTATCCTCGCAGGTTATTTGGTGATCAAG ATCTGATTAAATCTTTATTGGACTTGGGTCTGTTTAACAGACAAGCATTGATAGTAGTTCCACGTCGGAGAACCGCTGGTTTCCAAGGGCAAAGACCATCTGATGACAATAGAAATTTGACACCTATAGAAGATTCTGCAGGAAGCAGTGGGGGATATTTTTCATACATCAAAAGCTTTTTGTCTTATGTAAATCCTTTTGCTTATCTCGGTGGTGGTGCCAGCTCTTCAACTACTGGACAGGAATCTCAAAGTAGCATCTGGGAATACA GTCCAAATCCTACAGTGCAGAATAACTTGGGTGGAAGAAATAGAAGCACTTCAACGGCCAGTGACGGTGGCAGGAACAGACGACCTGTGACCACTCAACATGGCAGCAATATTCACACTCTAAAACGTGATGAAGACGATGACAGTTTCACTGATAGAAATCCATTCTGGAATGGAAATTCTACACAGTATGGTGGTAGTAGCGACAGCAAATAA
- the LOC107903897 gene encoding plant UBX domain-containing protein 11 isoform X3, with product MWWKHRCCKFFCHIFNGRKKSLHQHYTDPQKSVPCITAIGYNGVQVWQSEGSISAEVLASSLEKAWLSLHIQETTAAVLSAALASKKYESSSSGSSTVSQSEQGSSSSASVPSTTMANVVQTLESNPSVMSVVMEENRDCEQTVKEKNPELVENGSSESFSTDNLANIVDEQCDITNEEMRTVVSSVTSSLAVHASSHPEDDCLIPVKGTDHQPSCPAGSMPVSAAEAEKDMQHVKDKVDGALENTTTANIPTDVHLNIRLPDSSSLQEKFPVTYTLSMIKDYVDRNQSNGMGSYDLAIPYPRRLFGDQDLIKSLLDLGLFNRQALIVVPRRRTAGFQGQRPSDDNRNLTPIEDSAGSSGGYFSYIKSFLSYVNPFAYLGGGASSSTTGQESQSSIWEYSPNPTVQNNLGGRNRSTSTASDGGRNRRPVTTQHGSNIHTLKRDEDDDSFTDRNPFWNGNSTQYGGSSDSK from the exons ATGTGGTGGAAGCACCGATGCTGCAAATTTTTCTGCCATAT TTTTAATGGGAGAAAAAAATCCTTGCATCAACATTATACAGACCCGCAGAAATCTGTCCCTTGTATAACGGCAATTGGATATAATGGTGTACAAGTTTGGCAAAGTG AAGGGAGTATTAGTGCTGAAGTTTTGGCATCCAGTTTAGAGAAGGCATGGTTGAGTCTTCATATCCAG GAAACAACGGCAGCTGTCCTTAGTGCTGCACTTGCTTCAAAGAAATATGAATCATCTAGTTCTGGGTCATCTACTGTTAGCCAGTCTGAACAAGGAAGTTCTTCAAGTGCTTCTGTTCCATCAACCACAATGGCCAATGTTGTCCAGACCTTGGAGTCTAACCCATCTGTTATGTCTGTGGTGATGGAGGAAAACAGAGATTGTGAGCAAACAGTTAAG GAGAAAAATcctgaattggttgaaaatggtAGTTCAGAATCATTTAGCACTGACAACTTAGCTAACATTGTGGATGAACAATGTGATATTACCAATGAAGAAATGAGGACAGTTGTTAGTTCTGTTACTTCAAGTCTAGCAGTTCATGCATCCTCTCATCCTGAAGATGATTGTCTCATCCCAGTAAAGGGCACTGATCATCAGCCAAGTTGTCCTGCTGGAAGTATGCCAGTGAGTGCTGCAGAAGCAGAGAAAGACATGCAACATGTGAAGGATAAAGTAGATGGTGCATTAGAAAATACTACAACTGCAAACATACCAACTGATGTTCATTTAAATATCCGATTACCTGACAGTAGTAGCCTACAGGAGAAGTTTCCTGTGACATACACACTGAGTATGATTAAAGACTATGTGGATAGAAACCAATCAAATGGCATGGGCTCCTATGATCTTGCCATTCCTTATCCTCGCAGGTTATTTGGTGATCAAG ATCTGATTAAATCTTTATTGGACTTGGGTCTGTTTAACAGACAAGCATTGATAGTAGTTCCACGTCGGAGAACCGCTGGTTTCCAAGGGCAAAGACCATCTGATGACAATAGAAATTTGACACCTATAGAAGATTCTGCAGGAAGCAGTGGGGGATATTTTTCATACATCAAAAGCTTTTTGTCTTATGTAAATCCTTTTGCTTATCTCGGTGGTGGTGCCAGCTCTTCAACTACTGGACAGGAATCTCAAAGTAGCATCTGGGAATACA GTCCAAATCCTACAGTGCAGAATAACTTGGGTGGAAGAAATAGAAGCACTTCAACGGCCAGTGACGGTGGCAGGAACAGACGACCTGTGACCACTCAACATGGCAGCAATATTCACACTCTAAAACGTGATGAAGACGATGACAGTTTCACTGATAGAAATCCATTCTGGAATGGAAATTCTACACAGTATGGTGGTAGTAGCGACAGCAAATAA